Proteins co-encoded in one Carassius gibelio isolate Cgi1373 ecotype wild population from Czech Republic chromosome A15, carGib1.2-hapl.c, whole genome shotgun sequence genomic window:
- the LOC128028901 gene encoding myotubularin-like isoform X2 gives MEPLADVAMLPGEERVIDKDIIYICPFNAAVKGKVFITNYRLYFKNTDSETPVTLDVPLGVISRVEKMGGASSRGENSYGLEIICKDMRNLRFALKQEGHSRRDIFEIIFKYAFPLSHGMQLFAFLSQEKYEENGWNVYEPMEEYRRQVLPNSEWRVTFINKNYELCDTYPTILVVPFKATDEDLRRVAAFRSRCRIPVLSWFHKENHAVITRCSQPLVGMSGKRNKDDERYLDLIREANGTTKLTIYDARPNVNAVANKATGGGYEGDDAYQNAELVFLDIHNIHVMRESLKKLKDIVYPNVEESHWLSSLESTHWLEHIKLVLSGAIQVADKVSSGSSVVVHCSDGWDRTAQLTSLAMLMLDSYYRTLRGFQVLLEKEWISFGHKFASRIGHGDKNHADQDRSPIFLQFIDCVWQMTKQFPTAFEFNERLLVVILDHLYSCRFGTFLYNCESARDSNNVRGKTVSLWSFVNSDTSLYINPFYTPESSRVLYPVASMRHLELWVTYYIRWNPRILHQQQSPVEQRYKELLALRDQYLKKLEELQLSDSTHLTNSSTPNTATPNQHITHLQTPF, from the exons GAGACACCAGTTACCCTGGACGTGCCATTAGGTGTCATAAGCCGTGTAGAGAAGATGGGCGGAGCCTCCAGTCGAGGAGAGAACTCCTACGGGCTTGAAATCATCTGCAAG gacatGAGGAACCTGCGATTTGCTCTGAAGCAAGAAGGCCACAGTCGAAGAGACATCTTTGAGATTATTTTCAAATATGCTTTCCCACTGTCTCATGGAATG CAACTCTTTGCCTTTCTGAGCCAGGAGAAGTATGAGGAGAATGGCTGGAACGTTTATGAGCCCATGGAAGAGTACAGGAGGCAG GTTCTACCTAATAGCGAGTGGAGGGTCACTTTCATCAATAAGAACTACGAGCTGTGTGACACCTATCCCACAATTCTTGTTGTTCCATTCAAGGCCACAGATGAAGATCTTAGAAGAGTTGCTGCCTTCCGCTCCCGCTGCCGCATCCCG GTGTTGTCGTGGTTCCATAAAGAGAACCATGCTGTGATCACGCGGTGTAGCCAGCCGTTGGTGGGAATGAGCGGCAAGCGCAACAAAGATGATGAACGTTATTTGGACCTAATCCGTGAGGCCAATGGGACTACCAAACTCACTATCTATGATGCCAGGCCTAATGTCAATGCAGTGGCAAACAAG GCCACAGGAGGGGGTTACGAGGGCGATGATGCATATCAGAATGCTGAGCTGGTCTTTCTGGACATCCATAATATCCATGTCATGAGGGAGTCCCTGAAGAAGTTAAAGGACATTGTCTACCCCAATGTGGAGGAGTCTCATTGGCTCTCCAGCCTGGAGTCCACTCACTGGCTAGAGCATATTAAG CTGGTGCTATCAGGGGCCATCCAGGTGGCCGATAAGGTGTCTTCTGGGAGCTCTGTGGTGGTGCACTGCAGTGACGGCTGGGACCGCACAGCTCAGCTCACCTCTCTGGCCATGTTGATGCTGGACTCATACTACAGGACTCTCAGGGGCTTCCAGGTGCTGCTGGAGAAGGAATGGATCAGCTTCGGACACAAGTTCGCTTCA agaatcGGCCATGGAGACAAAAACCATGCAGATCAAGACAGATCACCTATCTTTTTGCAGTTTATTGACTGTGTGTGGCAAATGACTAAACAG TTCCCAACAGCGTTTGAGTTTAATGAACGTCTCCTGGTGGTAATCTTGGATCACCTGTACAGCTGCCGCTTTGGCACTTTCCTCTACAACTGTGAGAGTGCCCGTGACAGCAAT AACGTTCGGGGGAAGACGGTGTCTCTGTGGTCTTTTGTCAACAGTGACACATCCTTATATATAAACCCCTTCTACACTCCAGAATCCAGTCGTGTGCTTTACCCTGTTGCCAGCATGCGCCACCTAGAGCTTTGGGTGACTTATTACATCAGGTGGAACCCTCGCATACTACACCAG CAACAGAGTCCAGTGGAGCAGCGCTACAAGGAGCTACTGGCGTTGAGGGATCAGTACCTGAAGAAACTGGAGGAACTGCAGCTCTCGGACTCCACCCACTTGACAAACAGCTCCACCCCCAATACGGCCACGCCCAATCAGCACATCACACACTTACAGACACCGTTTTGA